A window of Mobula hypostoma chromosome 7, sMobHyp1.1, whole genome shotgun sequence genomic DNA:
agagaaagtgcagtgcaggcagacaataaggtacaagtaTCACAATGAGGTGGATTCAGGTTGAGAGTCTGTCTTATCGTACTTAGGGGACCATGGTTTGTACGCAGCAATTACAGATCAAGCATCAGGGTTTGGAGCTCAATCACAATGCTGTCTGCCCTTCCTGTAAGAGGGTGGGttgcctccaggtgctccggtttcctcccacagtccaacttcaaagctcaaagcaagtttattaccaaactacatatatgtcaccatgtacaactctgagatttgttttcttgtgggcatgcccAATAAATCTATcataggataataaccataacagaatcaatgaaagaccgcatcaacCGGGTGCTcatgcaatgtgcaaaagagaacaaactctgcaaatacaaacagaaagaaataataatagtaaacgaaataaacaatagatatcaagaacatgagataaagagtgggAACAGTTGattgatggggcgagtgaagttgagtgaagctgtcccctctggttcaggagcctgatggttgagaggttatgattgttcctgagcctggtgatgtgagtcccgAGACTCCTGtatcatcttcctgatggcaacagtgagaagagagcgtgtcctgggtggtgggaatctctgatgatggatgctggttagtaggttaactagtcattgtaaattgccctgtgattaggctggggtttaGTAGTTGTGCGGCTTGtcgtgctggaagggcctgttcctagaTGGATAGATTAAGAAAAGCGTTCAATAGTCTTatcacagcaggatagaagccagGGGTTTGGAACTCACTGAGGGAAAGAGTGACATAGACAGAAATGGCCATTACATTTACATGGAGAACTTACATGTATAGGACCagcagacaaaggagcagaattaggccattcaacccatcaagtctgctctgccattccatcatggcagatttattattcctctcaaccccactttccttttatattgtcaTTGTTTTCAGAGGAACGAACAAAGACTCCATGTAAGCCACAGCTGTCCTGCTGGTGAAACCACCCCCACTGTGCTTTTGGGGAGTGAGTTCCTTGAttcagtgtgtgggtgatggacagatggaggggaAAGAAACGAGGTGACAGGGGCTGGAGTGGGTGTAGGGCAGAGGTTATGCCACGGGCCCCAGGTTGGAACGCCCTGGGGGAGGAGGATCAGGGTtaatcaggaggagagagaaaaggtaCAGAGAGGAGCAGCATTTCTCcagaagggtgaaaggtgaaatgtttaaggggaacccgagggggaacttcttcactcagagggtggaatgaactaccagcacaagtggtggatgcaggttcgattgcaacatctaagagaaatttggattggtacatggataggagggaatggaggactatgatcgaggtgcagatcgatgggacaaggcagattaatggtctggcatagacttgatgggccaacgggcctatttctgtgctgtagtgctctatgactctgattcTAGATGGAACAGGTTACCATAAATTGGAGAGTTCAGTATTCATGTTGTTGGGCTATAGATGACCCAGAGGAATATGAGAGGCAGTTAGTTACTCTAGTTTGTGTTTAGTGGCCTCAGCCTTCgcagtggaggaggccgaggACAGGCAGGCCGGCAGGGGGCAGATTGGGACTTGGAGACACAGGGGATGGGATCTGCTGGAAGAACCTGGCAGGtctagcagcatctatgggatggAGTTGGGGATGTGTGTCCTAATGCAGGGTGTCAACCTAAAACATCAATCATTCCTTCCCCCTGCTGGACTCCATCAGATACGGCtagacctgctgaattcccccagcagATGGTTAGTTGGGATGGTTACGTGGTGGGTACCAGATGGCTAGCATTGCTACAGTGGACTGCAGGCCCAGTTTCCCAGCTGTAGAACTCTAACCATTGGTGGGGCCACATTTGCAatatggagttcagttctggtcagcctGCTGTAGGAAAACATGCCaaaaagctggaaagagtgcagaggaaatttttgaggatattgccaggacttgagggactgagttacggAGAGAGGTTGGGCCTTTATTCATTGGAGCGTGGGAAATGAGGGATTGACCCTCTAGAGGCTGGaactgaccatggatgttgcacccTAGCTGTGAAgtcgatacacaagccagggcgcacaatatggagaacaagctgttgtcaCCCAGCtgctgaatccaaaggaatggcagagaccgatacagtttggcaccagcagcattgcaggagttgacaGTCAGCgatgaactcaatgtaggactgcacTAGGCACACCAGCTCCAGAGTTTTCATCAGCGTTTACTCTcgaagccttccctgtgagtgggAGTAGCCACAAACAGTGGAGGTTtgcaatcagagttttccctgtagaggtgtataaaacatgaggggcacagatagggtgaatgcacacagcgTTTTTCCAGGGGTCAGGGACTCAAACACAAGACAGCAGAAGTTTAATGTAAGAGGGAAGAGATCTAATAACAatcttttcactcagagggtggtccaagtatggaacaggctgccacgagctgccagacaaagtggttgaggcaggtacattaataaCACTTAATGGACAGGTACAGGGATAGGAacagtttagagggatacgggccaTGAGTTAAAACTCTGGTCCTCATAAACTAATCtaatataaatttgctgatccaattaatcacattatcatccagatcactgatacagatgacaaacaacaacagacacagcaccaatccctgcggcacatcacatgtcacaggcctccagtcagaaaggcaacactcaactaccactgtctggctttttccacaaagccaatgtctaatccaatttacaggATTTActgatcctgaatgccaagcgactgaactttcttgaccaacctcccgttgaggaccttatcaaatgccttactgaaatccatgtagacaacatccactgtcttgccttcatccacttccctgcTAATTTCCCCAAAAAGCTCTACAAAATTGGTTAGACAAGACCTACCATTTCAtactggctgatccaattttcccctcagccccaatctcctgtgttCGCCCTGTATCTCACAACTGTGCTGTCACACACAGccccaatctgctgatcaaattcgcagatgacacaaCTTTGATCAGCCTTACCTCTAGCAGTGATGAGTCAGCCTACAGAATAGAGGTTGACACCTTggcagtggtgccaagataaccaCTTCTccatcaatgtccaaaaaacaaaagagctgatcgtggggtacaggaggaacagagacagactCGCCCTGATCAACAGCAATGGGcctgcagttgagagggtaaatagcttcaagttcctcggtatacacatcaccaaagatctcacctagactgtacacaccagctgtgtggcaaaaaagcacacagcatctcttccatctcAGGTGACTGAAAAAGttcagcatgagcccccaaatcctcaagaccttctgcagggcaccattgagagcatcctgactggctctatcaccgcctggtatgggaactgcaccaaccttgatcgctgggcattgcagagagtggtacggacagcccagcgcatctgtggatgtgaacttcccaccattgaggacatttacagcagcagatgCAGAAAGAAGGGCTGGGAGATTATCGGGGACACCAAtcacccaaccataaactgttgtagctgcttccgtctggcaaatgaTACCATAgctttaaagccaggaccaacaggctacaggacaacTTCTTTCTACAAGCAATTATAGATTTTTAAACTCATATTTCTGTACATGGCAACacagtcataacacaaagattctTACTCCCTTATTTTGTGGGATGGatgcaagatttaaataaattcaattcaaatatcccttcatgccccgaccaatcaaaaatctgtcaacctctgccttaactatacataacgacttagcctccacagctccctgtggcaacaaattccacagatccaccactccactctctagctaaagaaattcctcctcatctccaaattgtagtctcctcaaagaattccaacaggttcatcaggcaagattttcccataaggaaaccatgctgactttgtcctatcttgtcctgtatcacaaagtactccataaccttatccATAACAATTGACtaaaacatcttcccagccactgaggtcaggctaactagcccttctgctgcctttctcctttcttagagtggagtgacatttgcaattttccagtcctctggcactatgccggagtccaatgattcttgaaagatcattactgcctccacaatctcgaccgctacctctttcagtcaTGGTTGTAGTATTTTCCCATTTGAGGATTTCTTTGCTTTTGGGATACATCTATCctacatcttcctcatttttcccagaaaatcatctattgctgctctactgtcatccctgccagcacttCTTTCCAATTTACCTTGGTCAACATtactttcctttactccattgaaatactgccTCGTCagactttattatgtacctctcaaatttcaagttgaactcaatcacattgtgatcactgccgtctaagagttccttaaccttaagctccctaatcacttccagttcattacataacacccaaacgagtatagctgatctcctaaTAGGCTCAATgataaactgttctaaaaagccatctcataggcattcaacaaattcattctcttgagatccattaccaacctgattttcctaatcgacctgcaagttaaaatctctcatgactaccataacaatccccttttgacacaccttttctatttcccattgtaatctgcagTACACATCCCACCTACTGTTGGGAGGCGTGTATATGACTGTTACAAGGTCCTTTTATcttgcagtttcttcactcaacccacaaggattcaacatcttccgatcctatgtcacaactttctaatgatctgatgccattctttaccagcagagccaccccaccccctccgcgtaccttcctatccctctgttaCAATGCATAaacttggatattcagctcccaactacaaccatccttcagccacaattcagtgatggccacaatgtcatatccaACAATctataatagtgcaacaagatcatccaccttattccttatactctgtgcattgagatacaacattctgagtgctgtatttgctaccctttttgattctgcatccctaatgactgatactcaccctgctggctgcaattttgtcctatcatctgcctgcccttcctgacagtctgaatgCAAGCTATCTTTGCTTATTTATCATCTGTCCTAGCCTGAGTCCCTTCACCCCGGCTCCCATCcacctgccacattagtttaaaccccccaacAGCTCCAAAAAACCTCccagcaagaatattggtccccctcaggttcaggtgcaacctgccaTTTTTGTACAGGCCAAGCCTcgctcagaagagatcccaatgattcaagaacctgaagccctgccccctgcaacagCTTCTCAGACATGCATTTATCTGTTAATTTattctgtttctaccctcactggcgcatggcacaggAAACAAtacagaaattactacctgggaggtcctgcttctcagctttctacctagctgtctaaattctcttttcaggacctcattgcttttccttcctatgtcattggtactaatatcTACCAAGACATCcgactgctctccctccctctccaaaatgttgtggatgtgatccgagatgtccccgactctggcacctgggaggcaacataacatctgggtgtcctgttcatgtccacagaatttcctgtctgttcccctcactatcgagtcccccatcactacctctcccctcttctccctctttccctcctgcgCCACAGACCCatactcagtgccagtaacctggtctctgtggcattctCCTGAGAGGTCATCCCTGCAATGGTATCCCGAAAGGTATCATTGAGGGGATGGCCATGGGGGTGCTCACCTTCCCATTCCTTCTCTAGACAGTCATCCAGCTACCCACCTCCTGcagcttaggggtgactacttccctgcaaCTCCGATCGATGatcccctcactctcctgtatacttcccactctttgcctcctgccattcagccactgctttatccatgctagaaacttCCCCGTAAAACCACGGGCTcgtagcttgctaagcagcctcatgtctggcatcttgtcaaaggccttttgaaaatccaagtacataacaccctgatttatccaccctgactgGCCTCAGgttagcaaacatctcctcctctgtaatctgtacagggtccatgaggTTAATGCCATTTCTATAGACTCAGCATCCATCTCCtgagatgcatttaagatctccctcatctggCTCCATATTTTGGCACCACACATGGATCACCATTTTGagcttccagaggaccaattttgtcccttgcaatccttttgccctTAACATATCCGTaaatcctttaggattctccttcaccttgtctgctagggcaacctcatgccttcttttaaccctcctgatttcttcctcaagcattctcttgtatttcttataacttcataagcacctcatttgatcctacctgcctatacctgctatgtacctcctttgttctcttaaccagggcctcaatatctcttgaaagccaaGGTTGCCTacccttgttatctttaccttttattctgacaggcacatatgagctttgcactctcaaaatttcatttttgaaggcctcccactttccaagttcacctttgccaaaaaacagcctgtccacacttgtcagattatttctgataccatcaaaattggcttttttCAAATTTAGAGTTTCTACCCAGGACCAGAGCTGTCTTTTTCCATTTTagtttgaaattaatggcattggggtcactgaatgcaaagtgttcccctgcgtAAACTTCTGTCGcttgctctgtctcattccctaataggagatccagtgtcgcacactctctcattgggacttctgcaTTCTGATGagtgaaactttcctgaacacatttaacaaactctatcccaactagttcttttacagtgtgggattcccagtcaatatatggaaaattaaaatcacctactataacaacctgaacacgaggaaatctgcagatgctggaaattcaagcaacacacacaaaaaatgctggtgaatgcagcaggccaggcagcatctataggaagtacagtcaggatgaagggtcttggcccgaaacgtcgactgtacttcttcctatagatgctgtctggcctgctgcgatcaccagcatttttgtgtgtgtgttactataacaaccttatgtttcttgtagcagtctgcgatctctttacaaatttgttcctcttaaTCGCTAGCACTGTTGGGTAGTCTGCAATATAACTCCATTAACGTGTTCATAACTTTCTTATTTCCCATATCACCTCACTAGtgaagttctccagtctgtcctgatggagcactgccgtgacatttcccctgactagtaacaccaccccctcctcctttaatccctcttgTTTCGTCAAGTCTAAAGTTTGAGCGAGCTCcttttggagcgatggaggaggACAGGTGGCATAATAGACATGTAGAGATGTTAAGAGACATAGATCGAGCGGATAACCCCACCCCCGCCTCCCCCGGACAACAGGCTAATACTAGGggggataattttaaggtgattagaggaaagtatggtgggggggatgtcagaggtagtgtttttttttttacacagagtggtgggtgtgtggaacgtgctgccagaggtggtggtagaggcaggaacattagagactcttagataggcacatggatgatagaaaaatggagggatatgtaggagagaagggttaggttgattagattagattagattcaactttattgtcattgtgccgagtacagatacaaagccaatgaaatgcagttagcatctaaccagaaatgcaaagaatagtgttatttacaaaataactccgaataaaaagtaagtgctacagcacacaaatataaaagtactgagacagtacgatatggatgcaatactgcttagcgctgtgatgtgaggttcagcagggtcacagcctcagggaagaagctcttcctgtgcctgctggtgcgggagcggaggctcctgtggtgcctaccggatgggaggagagtaaaaagtccatggttagggtgagatgcatccttgataatgcttttcgccctgcccaggcagcgtttatggtagatgttctcaatggtgggcaattgggtgccgataagtTTTATCAAGGGTGTATCTCAAgagtggactttttactctcctcccatccggtaggcaccacaggagcctccgctcccacaccagcaggcacaggaagagcttcttccctgaggctgtgaccctgctgaacctcacatcacagggctaagcagtattgcacccatatcgtgctgtctcagtacttttatatttgtgtgctgtaacacttactttttattcggagttattttgtaaataacactattctttgcatttctggtcagttgataaatgcatttcattggttttgtatctgtactcggcacaatgacaataaaattgaatctaatctaatctaatctaatcatccgCTGGGATTATTTTGGTGTGGGTTCAaacgtcagcacaacattgtgtgcggAAGGGCAGTGTTCTAAATCCCGGCAACTGGGACGAGTTTATCGGAGAATGTTGGTGGTGCAGACCGATTGAACCTGTTCCCGCACCGCCCTGAACCATATTGGAAAGGCCCCAACAGTTTGTAAACCTCCCTCCTCACGCCCGTTCCTGGAGACCATACCGGCGGCGGAAGGACCGTCCAGTAACCCGCTCACCTGGACGTGCGGAGAGCCGGCGGCCAGTTCCAGATAGCCATCGGGGCAACCGGCCCGGGACAATCGGACGAGCTCCCGCAGCAGCTGCCGGTGCCGGGGATCCGGTTCCCCGCGGGGGACGGGACACGGGACGTCCGGCTGGCGCTCCGTCGGCTCGATGCGGGAACGCTGCAGCAGAGTGATGTCGGTCTTCTGGATCCGGCGCTCGGGGCGGCGGGGCTGCTGCCGATAGTCGGTCTCGGCCCGCCGACAATTGTAGGCGCCGCCGTCCCTCCGCCGCCGCCGCCTACCGCAAACCGCCCACCACACCAGCAGCACTGGCAGTATTGTCCCGCAAACGGCGCCCAGGGCGATGCCGGTCAACACTGGCCGGCCGAGACTCGCGCTGGTCGCCGCCGCCACGAATGAGATAGTCAGGACAGTGCTGGCCGAACGACTGGGGGTGCCCCGGTCACGGACTCGCACGGTCGCCCGCCACTCCCGTTCCAGCAGGTGGCTGACCCCACACACGTTGACTCGCAGCTCCCCGCCGCTGTCCAGCTGGAAGACGCCGCTCCCGTCGCCTTCTTCCGCCGCCAACTCGTACACCAGCTCCCCGTTGCGACCGGAGTCGGCGTCCACCGCTTTCACCACCGTGACCGGCAGCAGCAGGCCCCGTCCACCCGGCGGCTCCCCGTTAGCGCACCCGCCGCCTACTCCCGCCACCGTCAGCCGACGCTCTACCGGCGCCGTGAACATCGGGCTGTTGTCGTTGAGGTCGCCCACATCCAGGCGGACGGGCACGGTAGCGCGCGCGGGCGGGTGCCCGCCGTCGCGCGCCTCCACCACCAGGTCCAGGTGCTGAGCGCGCTCGTAGTCGAGCGGCGCCACCGAGTAGATGGCGCCGGTGGTCGGGTGCACGGCGAGTGGCCACGGCACCGCCGGGCTCACGATGGAGTAAGTGACTCGCCCGTTGGCGCCCGAGTCCCGGTCCGACGCCGCCACCGTCAGGATGGTGCGGTTGGAGGGCTCGTTCTCTATCACCAGCGCCCGGTAAGCGCTCTGATGGAAAACTGGCGGGTTGTCGTTCTCGTCCTTCAGCCGAATGGTGAGGCTGGCGGGGCGCCCGCTCCAGCTGCCGTTCTCGGTAACCAGCGTCAGGTTGTACTCGGCCCGCTGTTCCCGGTCCAGAACGGTACGGGTCACCAACGTGAATCTGCTTCCCGATG
This region includes:
- the pcdh12 gene encoding protocadherin-12 codes for the protein MGQAFLLLLCCLVTTARPRDVSAEGVASRPEEFAPLSVQWEQEAGEEGAGRCRLYPTAPGLPDDAETSPSPPATRELLLHIPEGLAEGAAVAVVEAPGPGVECRLEAGPGGGSFGLRRASGSRFTLVTRTVLDREQRAEYNLTLVTENGSWSGRPASLTIRLKDENDNPPVFHQSAYRALVIENEPSNRTILTVAASDRDSGANGRVTYSIVSPAVPWPLAVHPTTGAIYSVAPLDYERAQHLDLVVEARDGGHPPARATVPVRLDVGDLNDNSPMFTAPVERRLTVAGVGGGCANGEPPGGRGLLLPVTVVKAVDADSGRNGELVYELAAEEGDGSGVFQLDSGGELRVNVCGVSHLLEREWRATVRVRDRGTPSRSASTVLTISFVAAATSASLGRPVLTGIALGAVCGTILPVLLVWWAVCGRRRRRRDGGAYNCRRAETDYRQQPRRPERRIQKTDITLLQRSRIEPTERQPDVPCPVPRGEPDPRHRQLLRELVRLSRAGCPDGYLELAAGSPHVQQISQLLSLLHQGQFQARPNFRGNKYLKNYRAATPEADRGSLKDSGQGESEEGESDSDGGRTSPIDQLLEDGLTELLAGGSWTSPTGLTAGGSGADRLSLEDLCWTLPLTLPSSDYKENVFSPESMEAGGTVDGEKTVFSTFGKGGADHDSGAGSGSGSLLTEMGALFQQLLSQKAETYGQPGPDLLRRLSARWSVLCEGEMSSGRCRGSRLPGLPESPAQGAGSE